The Ranitomeya variabilis isolate aRanVar5 chromosome 7, aRanVar5.hap1, whole genome shotgun sequence genome includes a window with the following:
- the LOC143784911 gene encoding parvalbumin beta-like isoform X1 — MILLVSTMSSIRDILSPTAIDKAVDAVKVPNSFVPAVFFRAIGIPPREFNVVKEIFDFLDKTPGGFIEIDEAENVLGQFKIGARKLTPSETAAFMKAGDPDNTGKISLAGFYAMVNSSN, encoded by the exons ATGATTCTTCTGGTAAG CACAATGTCGTCAATTAGAGACATTTTATCTCCTACAGCTATTGATAAAGCCGTGGATGCTGTGAAAG ttccCAACTCCTTTGTGCCCGCCGTGTTCTTCAGAGCAATTGGTATTCCTCCCCGAGAATTTAATGTAGTCAAGGAGATTTTCGATTTCCTGGACAAAACCCCAGGTGGATTCATTGAGATAGATGAAGCTGA AAATGTGCTGGGGCAATTCAAGATTGGTGCCAGGAAGCTGACTCCCTCTGAGACTGCAGCTTTCATGAAAGCCGGTGACCCTGATAATACAGGCAAAATTTCATTAGCTG
- the LOC143784911 gene encoding parvalbumin beta-like isoform X2 — protein MSSIRDILSPTAIDKAVDAVKVPNSFVPAVFFRAIGIPPREFNVVKEIFDFLDKTPGGFIEIDEAENVLGQFKIGARKLTPSETAAFMKAGDPDNTGKISLAGFYAMVNSSN, from the exons ATGTCGTCAATTAGAGACATTTTATCTCCTACAGCTATTGATAAAGCCGTGGATGCTGTGAAAG ttccCAACTCCTTTGTGCCCGCCGTGTTCTTCAGAGCAATTGGTATTCCTCCCCGAGAATTTAATGTAGTCAAGGAGATTTTCGATTTCCTGGACAAAACCCCAGGTGGATTCATTGAGATAGATGAAGCTGA AAATGTGCTGGGGCAATTCAAGATTGGTGCCAGGAAGCTGACTCCCTCTGAGACTGCAGCTTTCATGAAAGCCGGTGACCCTGATAATACAGGCAAAATTTCATTAGCTG